The following are encoded in a window of Ruminiclostridium herbifermentans genomic DNA:
- a CDS encoding M16 family metallopeptidase, translating to MFKKKVLDNGVRLVYENIPYVRSVSVGIWVGTGSRSENLNNNGISHFIEHMLFKGTINRSAREIAATIDAIGGQINAFTGKECTCYYTKTLDTHLNIALDVLSDMYFNSKFDNSDINTEKKVVIEEISMYEDTPEELVHDIFSEMVWRGNSLGYPILGTQNCINKFNKKMIKQYMNDYYTPYNTVISVAGNFDEGQLVDYVTKYFGDWKYDKQFNLNYSPVDYLVDVDIRRKETEQVHLCMGLDGVQHGDDRIYPLLALNNIFGGGMSSRLFQNIREKKGLVYSIYSYPSTYMGAGLFMIYAGMNPEYLQKVIDLTKKEIKLLIKNGITQDELDKSKEQLKGSYLLGLESIGSRMNSIGKSELMLKKIETPEEVISKMDNIKIDDVYEIIESIFKNGRISLSAVGNLKNEIVL from the coding sequence ATGTTCAAAAAGAAAGTATTAGATAATGGAGTACGACTTGTATATGAAAACATTCCATATGTGAGATCTGTATCTGTTGGAATATGGGTTGGGACTGGTTCTAGAAGTGAAAATTTAAATAACAATGGAATTTCACATTTTATTGAACATATGCTTTTCAAAGGAACAATAAATCGTTCAGCACGAGAAATAGCAGCTACTATTGATGCTATAGGCGGACAAATAAATGCTTTTACTGGTAAGGAGTGTACTTGCTACTATACAAAGACACTTGACACTCATCTTAATATTGCTTTAGATGTATTGTCTGATATGTATTTTAATTCAAAATTTGATAATTCGGATATAAATACTGAGAAGAAAGTAGTAATTGAAGAAATTAGCATGTATGAGGATACTCCTGAGGAGTTAGTACATGATATATTTTCAGAAATGGTTTGGCGTGGAAATTCTTTAGGTTATCCTATACTTGGAACTCAAAACTGTATAAATAAATTTAATAAAAAAATGATTAAGCAGTATATGAATGATTATTACACCCCATATAACACTGTTATTTCTGTTGCTGGTAATTTTGATGAAGGCCAATTGGTAGATTATGTTACAAAATATTTTGGCGACTGGAAATATGATAAACAGTTTAATTTAAATTACTCTCCTGTAGATTATTTAGTAGATGTAGATATTCGTCGTAAAGAAACAGAACAGGTACACTTATGTATGGGATTAGATGGAGTGCAGCATGGAGATGACAGAATATATCCTTTGCTTGCTCTAAATAACATATTTGGTGGTGGTATGAGTTCTAGACTATTTCAAAATATTAGAGAAAAAAAAGGACTAGTTTACTCAATATATTCATATCCATCAACATATATGGGTGCAGGGCTATTTATGATTTATGCCGGTATGAATCCAGAATATTTACAAAAAGTTATTGACCTTACAAAAAAAGAAATTAAACTATTGATCAAAAATGGTATAACACAAGATGAACTAGATAAGTCAAAAGAGCAATTAAAGGGCAGTTATCTATTGGGACTAGAGAGTATTGGAAGCAGAATGAACAGTATAGGCAAGTCTGAATTAATGCTTAAAAAAATTGAAACTCCTGAGGAAGTAATTTCAAAGATGGATAACATTAAAATTGATGATGTATATGAAATTATTGAAAGCATATTTAAAAATGGAAGGATTAGCTTATCGGCAGTAGGCAATCTAAAAAATGAAATAGTTTTATAA